One genomic region from Macadamia integrifolia cultivar HAES 741 unplaced genomic scaffold, SCU_Mint_v3 scaffold823, whole genome shotgun sequence encodes:
- the LOC122070098 gene encoding cysteine-rich repeat secretory protein 38-like codes for MHFLGLSPLYLVSLSLLLQGVLGASPLYHICSTTQNYTSNGTYETNLNKLMASLSHRVPHSGFGHVSVGQEPNRVYGLGLCRGDVSSTDCKTCIANAKTQILQSCPNDKGAIVWYDYCLLKYSNDDFFGKIDTTNKVYMCNTQNVSDPATFNSKVRELLNQVATKAHHGSKMYATGQLVLDGSEKLYGLAQCTRDLSRANCKKCLDDAINDLPTSCDGKRGGRVVGGSCNIRYELYPFVSS; via the coding sequence ATGCATTTTCTAGGGCTATCACCTCTCTACCTTGTATCcctatctcttcttctccaaggTGTTCTTGGAGCAAGCCCTCTCTATCACATCTGCTCCACAACCCAAAACTACACTTCCAATGGTACCTACGAGACCAACTTGAACAAGTTGATGGCTTCTCTCTCCCATCGTGTTCCTCACTCAGGCTTCGGACATGTCTCAGTTGGCCAAGAACCTAACCGCGTATACGGGCTTGGCCTATGTCGAGGTGATGTCTCAAGCACCGATTGTAAGACCTGTATTGCCAATGCAAAGACACAAATTCTCCAAAGCTGTCCTAATGACAAAGGAGCCATCGTTTGGTACGATTATTGTCTTTTGAAATACTCAAATGACGATTTCTTTGGAAAGATTGACACCACCAACAAAGTCTACATGTGTAACACACAGAACGTAAGTGATCCCGCCACGTTCAATTCCAAAGTTAGAGAATTGCTAAACCAGGTAGCTACTAAGGCTCATCATGGTTCAAAAATGTATGCTACTGGCCAGCTTGTGCTTGATGGTTCAGAGAAGCTCTATGGTTTGGCTCAGTGTACCAGGGACCTCTCTAGAGCTAACTGCAAGAAGTGTCTGGATGATGCAATAAACGACCTTCCTACTAGTTGTGATGGTAAAAGAGGAGGTAGAGTTGTTGGTGGTAGCTGTAATATAAGATACGAGCTCTACCCCTTTGTAAGTTCTTAG